TCGCAACCTTGCTTATCAATTCGTTGAGTACGTCCTTGAAAGCTTTCAGCAACTCCAGTACATTAAGCGAATCCCCCAGTTCCACAGTATCAATCCGGCATTCTCCCTCAGGAAACTGCAAAGCTGCCGAATGTCTGAGAATAACGGTTAAATCCAATATGCTGTTTTTTTTATCTTCAAATGAGGCCGGCGATGACTGAACCATATCTTCCAATTTTACAAAAAGCTCATCCAGTTTCCCTTTATCCACCGCAAGAACAGCCTGTTCCAGATCCATTTCCAGTTCAATAGGAAAACTTCCGCCCGAAGAGGAAAGGTCTTCCTTATCAGATATTTCGCTCAAGCTCTTTTTTGCCTCGGAAAAAGATATCTGAGCCCTGTTGGCGCTCTCAAAGATTGATCCGAACCCCAGCATGATATCGATATTCAAATCATCCCTGATATTGTCGGTAATGGACTGAAGGCGGTTTGAAAGAATCTCATCGGATTCCATTATACCGTTGTATCTATCGCAATATACCAGGATGAGGACGCTATTGAGGTCTGCATTGCATGAACAGAAGAGATCGTGCTGGCGAAGCTGAGCTTTAAGAAGTCTGATACATCTTTTTTTAAGAATCTCTTTCTGATATTCCTGGCTTGTGAGAATCGGATAGGATTTGTAATTCAGCTTCATAATCATGCCGCGGCCTTTGCGGAAGTCCATATCGAGTAAGGTCAGGTAATTTTCGAATTTCTCTTCCTCCAGAGTCCGTGTTGCCAGATTATAGATAAACTCCGAACCGAGATAATCAGTTACCCTGTCCAGCCTCGATTCAATAATCTCACGTTTCTGCTTTTCTCCTATTTTTCTCATCAGCTTGGAGGTTACTTTTTCCATCACTTCGACGATTCTCTTTTCTGATGAGGGTTTGACGATGTAGTCCTCCACACCTACTTTTATTGCTTCATGGGCATAATCGAATTGATGGAATGCCGTAAGAAAAATGATACAGGCGGTTTCGTCGGACTCTCGAATCTTCCGGGCGGCTTCGATACCGTTTATTCCAGGCATATTGATATCGAGAATGATGATATCCGGTTTCGTCGTGCGGGCCTTGTCTATGGCTTCCCGTCCGTTTACGGCTTCCTCGAAATGGTTGATGGAATCGATGCTCTTGGAAATGATAAAACGGAGAGCTTCCCTTTCGAGCTGTTCATCGTCGGCAATCAGCAATTTAAACATCGGCTTCCTCCGGAATAAAGATCTCTACAACGGTCCCCTCTCCGATAACGCTGTGAAGGGAGAATTTTTCTTTCCCGTTGAATTTCAGGGCCAGTCGCTTTTTCACATTCTCTACGCCGATTCCGGTCGAATCAAGAGAATTGACGGTCTGCCGACTCTTATCAATATCAAAACCTATCCCCGTATCCTCTACTTTAATAAGGATGCCGTCCCTGATTCTGTCCACGTCGATACTGATGCGGCCCCCTTCTTCCTTCGGCTCAATCCCGTATTTTACAGCGTTTTCCACAAGGGGCTGCAAAGTAAATATGGGAATCCGTATATGCGATGCGTCGATCCTGTTATCAATGGAAAATTTGAGACGGTCACCGTATCTGGTCTGCTGGATAAACATATACTCATCGAGAATTTCCAGCTCTTCTTTCAATGAGACTGCTTTATCCTGATTATTGAGATTGTACCGGAACACATTGGACAGACATTCGATGAGGCGGACTGTTTTGGGAGCCTGTTCAAACATGGATGTCCGGGCTATGGTATTAAGGGTGTTAAAGAGAAAGTGGGGATTAATCTGGGACTGCAGGCTGAGAAACTGCGCTTCCCGGAGGGATTTTCCCATATCAATCAGTTTCATTTCATCTTCATAATGCTGTTTCTCTATATTGGCTTTGTCTTTCAGGCTCTCAACCATCTGATTGATATTGCGGCTCATCCTGTTGAATGAATTGATCAGCACGGTTATTTCGTTATGCGAACTGTCAGAAACTTTTTTGACATTGAGGTTCCCCTCGGCTATTTTAATAGTGTTGGAAGCAAGGTCTATGATCGGCTTTGTCAACGTAACCGAAAAGAAATTTCCGAATACAAGGCTTAAGAGA
The Spirochaeta isovalerica genome window above contains:
- a CDS encoding sensor histidine kinase → MIDNLIGKTWNNLSIKRKLIFFFTIIILSVSILYFYILNNAFVYMKMFEEDLIKTSLVHNLSTAVKANNEKFAVAVRDYNSENVEAFDNTIDRVWKSWNMVKNETFSSRDALFEIEAVRYGMLAYLESAKSSLVLFNSNKDLFSEQLLRANRIEDYIETYLDRLINVRLEESSKLHESQKEAVSHIQRISFLGILFISLLSLVFGNFFSVTLTKPIIDLASNTIKIAEGNLNVKKVSDSSHNEITVLINSFNRMSRNINQMVESLKDKANIEKQHYEDEMKLIDMGKSLREAQFLSLQSQINPHFLFNTLNTIARTSMFEQAPKTVRLIECLSNVFRYNLNNQDKAVSLKEELEILDEYMFIQQTRYGDRLKFSIDNRIDASHIRIPIFTLQPLVENAVKYGIEPKEEGGRISIDVDRIRDGILIKVEDTGIGFDIDKSRQTVNSLDSTGIGVENVKKRLALKFNGKEKFSLHSVIGEGTVVEIFIPEEADV
- a CDS encoding response regulator transcription factor; amino-acid sequence: MFKLLIADDEQLEREALRFIISKSIDSINHFEEAVNGREAIDKARTTKPDIIILDINMPGINGIEAARKIRESDETACIIFLTAFHQFDYAHEAIKVGVEDYIVKPSSEKRIVEVMEKVTSKLMRKIGEKQKREIIESRLDRVTDYLGSEFIYNLATRTLEEEKFENYLTLLDMDFRKGRGMIMKLNYKSYPILTSQEYQKEILKKRCIRLLKAQLRQHDLFCSCNADLNSVLILVYCDRYNGIMESDEILSNRLQSITDNIRDDLNIDIMLGFGSIFESANRAQISFSEAKKSLSEISDKEDLSSSGGSFPIELEMDLEQAVLAVDKGKLDELFVKLEDMVQSSPASFEDKKNSILDLTVILRHSAALQFPEGECRIDTVELGDSLNVLELLKAFKDVLNELISKVAILYASENIPVIKKACQYIEENYYREISLEDTAAYCNLSTFYFSKIFKEHKKKNFITFLTEIRINEAKRLLNQTDLTMKEISGRIGYRDPNYFTRVFKRVEKCSPRHFRNKKMLKQQ